A DNA window from Salvelinus fontinalis isolate EN_2023a chromosome 28, ASM2944872v1, whole genome shotgun sequence contains the following coding sequences:
- the LOC129826034 gene encoding guanine nucleotide-binding protein subunit alpha-14-like: MMAGCCMSAEEKENQRINQEIDRQLRRDKKDSRRELKLLLLGTGESGKSTFIKQMRIIHGAGYSEEDKRGFTKLVYQNIFTAMQSMIRAMETLNIPFSEAQNKGYASMLSEVEVDMVNDLEKGHVDAIRSLWMDSGVQECYDRRREYQLSDSAKYYLSDMDRIAEPSYLPTQQDILRVRVPTTGIIEYPFDMENVIFRMVDVGGQRSERRKWIHCFENVTSIIFLVALSEYDQVLAECDNENRMEESKALFKTIITYPWFQRSSVILFLNKTDILEEKITRSHLVNYFPEYTGPQNDPKAAREFILKMYQEQNPDREKTVYSHFTCATDTENIRFVFVAVKDTILRHNLKEFNLV; encoded by the exons ATGATGGCTGGATGTTGTATGTCGGCCGAGGAGAAGGAGAATCAGAGAATCAATCAGGAGATTGACAGGCAGCTGCGGCGGGACAAGAAAGACTCGCGCAGGGAACTCAAACTGCTGCTATTAG GCACTGGAGAGAGTGGGAAGAGTACCTTCATTAAACAGATGAGAATCATCCATGGCGCCGGCTACTCAGAGGAGGACAAGCGCGGCTTCACCAAGCTGGTGTACCAGAACATCTTCACTGCCATGCAGTCCATGATCCGCGCCATGGAGACCCTCAACATCCCCTTCTCTGAGGCCCAGAATAAG ggcTATGCCAGCATGTTGAGTGAGGTGGAGGTGGACATGGTGAATGATCTGGAGAAAGGCCATGTGGACGCCATCAGGAGCCTGTGGATGGACAGTGGAGTGCAGGAGTGCTACGACCGTCGCAGGGAGTACCAGCTATCTGACTCCGCCAAATA TTATCTGAGTGACATGGACAGGATCGCAGAGCCCTCCTACCTGCCCACCCAGCAGGACATCCTGAGGGTCCGAGTACCTACAACAGGCATCATCGAGTACCCCTTCGACATGGAAAACGTCATCTTCAG GATGGTGGACGtggggggtcagaggtcagagaggagaaagtGGATCCACTGCTTTGAGAACGTCACATCCATCATCTTCTTGGTGGCGCTTAGTGAGTACGACCAGGTGCTGGCTGAGTGTGACAACGAG AACCGTATGGAAGAGAGCAAAGCTCTCTTCAAGACCATCATCACATACCCCTGGTTCCAGCGCTCTTCTGTAATCCTTTTCCTCAACAAAACTGACATCCTAGAGGAGAAGATCACACGCTCCCACCTTGTCAACTACTTCCCAGAATACACCG GGCCACAGAACGACCCTAAAGCAGCCAGGGAGTTCATCCTGAAGATGTACCAGGAGCAGAACCCAGACCGAGAAAAGACTGTCTACTCCCACTTCACCTGTGCCACCGACACAGAGAACATCCGCTTTGTCTTTGTTGCTGTCAAAGACACCATCCTCAGACACAACCTCAAGGAGTTCAACCTGGTTTAG